Sequence from the Nocardia brasiliensis genome:
ATCAGGAGCGCTTCCTGCGCGACTTCTTCGCGGGCCATTTCGCGGTGCACGACACCGTGTTCGTCAACGCGGAACTGGCCAACGCGCGCCAGGATCCGGCGCTGGCACACCTGCGGGACAAGCACGACGAGTCCTACGCGCGGGCCATCGAGGCAGTGCGTGAGCTGGCAAAGGAGTACTGAGATGAACTGGGTCGTCCTCGGATTGGCCGGGCTGGTCGAGATCGTCTGGTCGCAGAGCATCAAACCGACGGAGAACTTCACCCGTCTGGTGCCGACGGTCGTGTGCTTCGTGCTCGGCGTCACCGCCGTCTACCTGCTCTCGCGGGCCATGCAGACGCTGCCGGTCGGCACCGCGTACGCCGTGTTCACCGGTATCGGCGCGGTCGGCGCCATCGGACTCGGCATCGTGGTGCACAAGGACCCGTTCAGCGCGGGCCGTGCGCTGGCGCTGGCGCTGATCATCGGCGGCATCGTGCTGGCCCGGGTCACCAACCCGGAGTGAGCGCAATGACGCGGCGCCGCAACCGATTTCATGGGACCCAGCACATTCGGTGCGCCGCCGCGACACCGCGGCCCTGCGCGGGTGGCACTCGAGTCCGAGCGCGAGACGTGGCGGGGCGGACTGGCTAGGCTCGGTGCCGCATCGGAATCGATCAGAAATCACCGAAAGGACCGTGATGCCTACACGTAGCGCGCGTACTGCCTGGACCGGCTCTCTGCAGGAAGGCTCGGGGCAGGTCGAGCTGACCAGCTCGGGCGTCGGCAAGTACGACGTGTCGTTCCCGAAGCGTTCCGCCGAGGACGCCGACGGCACGACCAGCCCGGAGGAGCTCATCGCGGCGGCGCACTCGTCCTGCTACGCGATGGCGCTCTCGGCGCAGATCGGCAACGCGGGCGGCACGCCGGAGAGCCTGGACGTCTCCGCCGACGTCACCCTCGGCCCCGACCCGGCAGGCGGCTTCCGGATCAGCGGCATCAAACTGACCGTGCGCGGCAAGGTCTCCGGCATCGACGCCGACGCGTTCGCCGCCGCGGCCGAGGCCGCCAAGGCAGGCTGCCCGGTGAGCAAGGCGCTGGCCGGCGTCGACCACATCACCCTGGACGCCGCCCTGGCTTGAGCCCGGTGCCGACTGCCCCGGTTCGGTGGACCCGAACCGGGGCAGTCGCGTGTCGGCGCGCGGTCATCCGGTGCGGCGTCGAAAGTAGCTGCGGGCGGCCGGGCGGTACATCGCGGGAATCGCGATCAGGACCGCCACCACGTGGATCGCGCGGAGCAGGCCGAGCGCCACCGACTCCGCGGTGAGATGGGCGAAGAGCTCGCCGAACTCGTCGGCGGACAACAGCGCCGCGAGCGGTTCGATGAGCAGCGATGCCAAACCGAGCACGCCGATGCCGATGGTCAGCGCCAGCCGTGCCCAGCGCGCCCCCGCCGACATCCGGAAGGCGACCAGCAGCACGACCGAGTAGATCGTCAGTCGCATCGCGAGCCCGGACGCCACGTTGGTGAGATCGGCGAAGTCGCGTTGCAAAACCGTTGCGGCGCGCAGGAGGCCCTCACCGACCCCGGCGAGCAGAGCGGTGGCAAAGCCGGCGAAGGCGACCTGTACGGCGCGCGGCGGGGCGGAAAAGGCAGTGTCGGTCATGCCACCGACCCTGCCCGGGGTTTTCCCGCCGCGGATCAGTCCGCGGTAGCGACCGGCACTCGTACCGGAGTATCAGCGCGCGTGGCGAATTCGGTGAGCGCGGCGAAGCCGAGGGCGAGGCAGGCCCACAGCGTTGCCGTCTCGGCGAGCGAGGCCACCCGGAACTGCCACAGCAGACTGGCCGGGAAGTCCGCCTTGACCTCGTTGATACCGGGCAACAGCACGTAGCCGATCGCGGTGATCAGGACGAATACCGCGAGGCCGCCGATCAGCCGCAGCGTGCCAGGTTGCGCGCGCAGCAGCTTGTAGACGTAGACCGCCGTGCCGACGGCGACGAAGCCGAGCACCACCGCGGCCACCCACAGTAGGGTGCGCTCGTTGATCGTGTCCGGATCACCTACCGCGGGCGGATTCGCCGGATATTTGAAGAACGGCACCGCCACGATCGCGGCCCAGCCGCCGAGCCCGAGACCGAGCGCGAGCCGCGGCCCGCTGAGCGTGCTGTAGCGCCGCGCGACGTGCGCGACCGCGGCGAAGATCGCGCCGAGTGCCAGCCCGGCCAGACCGAGTGCCAGGAACTGGCCGGCCTTCTGCCCGGTGCGGCTGACCAGGGGGTCTTCCTCGTCGCCGTGCGAATGTCCGCCCGAGGCCGCCGGTTCGGCGCCGTGTGAGTGCTCGGCGGGTGCCGCGGCGGCCTCCTCGATGGCGATGGCCGCGTCGACCTTCGGCTCACCGACGAAATAGCCGACGGTGGCGGCCAGCAGCCCGGCGATGAGCCCGGCCAGCAGGCCGCGCAGCAGCAGGGTTTTCAGTGAACCGGTCAGCGGAACAGCGGTGGCCGCGTTCAGTGGCACGGAAGCCCCAGCAGGTGGCGTCCATCGTGCATCAACTCATGCAGGAACATCCCGCTGCGCGAGATGACGCCCTGATCGAAACCGACCAGGTACAGCGTGAGCAGTGCGAGAAGAACGACACCTACCGTGACGAGCACGGTGGCCAGTGAATCGGTTGCCCGGCTCGGCGAATGCGCGATAGCCATGCGAGTCCTCCTTCGGGATGCGCCGGATCGGACATCGTCCGCCTGCGCTTTCCGCGTCCCGTCGAGTGGTCGGCGCGACGGTGCCGGTGTCTGGCTTTCCGGCACCCGATGACCCGGTGCGTGGAACACAGTGGCGCGACCGCTCCGGAATCACACCGGAATTACCGCAACACCCTCGCGTTTTGTCCTTCGAACTGTGACACCCGCGCACTACCGCCGTCAACACGACCGGCGCCGACCGCGCCCCGGCCTCGGGCGAGTCGTCAGGAGGTGAGCCGGGCTCGGCTCAGTCGGCGGGCTTGCCCGCGACGTCGAGCACCACCTCGAATTCCAGCAGCGACGCACCGGTGGAGACCGGCTTCTGCCGCTCGCCCGCGTGCGCCGCGCGGGCGGGGCCGTCCCGCCAGGCCGCGAACGACTCTTCCGAATCCCACTGGGTGACAACAAAATACCGGTTCTCGCCGGCGACCGGCCGGAGCAGCTGGAAGCCGAGGAAGCCGGGTGAGCCCTCGACCGCGTGCGCGCGGTGGGCGAACCGCTTCTCCAGCTCCGGGCCCGCGCCCTCGGGAATCTCGATCGCGTTGATCTTCACAACAGCCATGGCCTCGACAATACGACCCGCGCGCGGCCGCCGGGGACGAGCGGGTGCGCGGCCGCACGGCAGAATCGGGATCGTGTTGCACGACGAAGGTGGCGCCGGCGTCCCGATCCTGCTCTTGCACGGCTTGATGGGCAGTGCCCGGACCTGGCGCGACCAGCTGGACTGGTTGCGCGGCCACGGCCACGTGTACACCTTCGACGCCGCCGGGCACGGCAGGCCTGCCCCGCGCGAGCTGACCACCGAGGCCTTCGTCGCCGATCTGGCCGCGGCGACCGCGCCGATCACCGAACCGATGGTGGTGATCGGCCATTCGATGGGGGCACTGCACGGCTGGGTGTTCGCCGCGACCCACCCGGAGCGGGTGCGCGCGCTGGTGGTCGAGGACATCGCACCGGACTTCACCGGCCGCACCGCCGCGAACTGGGCCGCGATGATCGAGGCCTGGCC
This genomic interval carries:
- a CDS encoding DMT family transporter, with protein sequence MNWVVLGLAGLVEIVWSQSIKPTENFTRLVPTVVCFVLGVTAVYLLSRAMQTLPVGTAYAVFTGIGAVGAIGLGIVVHKDPFSAGRALALALIIGGIVLARVTNPE
- a CDS encoding OsmC family peroxiredoxin — translated: MPTRSARTAWTGSLQEGSGQVELTSSGVGKYDVSFPKRSAEDADGTTSPEELIAAAHSSCYAMALSAQIGNAGGTPESLDVSADVTLGPDPAGGFRISGIKLTVRGKVSGIDADAFAAAAEAAKAGCPVSKALAGVDHITLDAALA
- a CDS encoding CbtA family protein; its protein translation is MPLNAATAVPLTGSLKTLLLRGLLAGLIAGLLAATVGYFVGEPKVDAAIAIEEAAAAPAEHSHGAEPAASGGHSHGDEEDPLVSRTGQKAGQFLALGLAGLALGAIFAAVAHVARRYSTLSGPRLALGLGLGGWAAIVAVPFFKYPANPPAVGDPDTINERTLLWVAAVVLGFVAVGTAVYVYKLLRAQPGTLRLIGGLAVFVLITAIGYVLLPGINEVKADFPASLLWQFRVASLAETATLWACLALGFAALTEFATRADTPVRVPVATAD
- a CDS encoding CbtB domain-containing protein translates to MAIAHSPSRATDSLATVLVTVGVVLLALLTLYLVGFDQGVISRSGMFLHELMHDGRHLLGLPCH
- the mhuD gene encoding mycobilin-forming heme oxygenase MhuD; amino-acid sequence: MAVVKINAIEIPEGAGPELEKRFAHRAHAVEGSPGFLGFQLLRPVAGENRYFVVTQWDSEESFAAWRDGPARAAHAGERQKPVSTGASLLEFEVVLDVAGKPAD